The following are encoded in a window of Primulina eburnea isolate SZY01 chromosome 4, ASM2296580v1, whole genome shotgun sequence genomic DNA:
- the LOC140829767 gene encoding thioredoxin-like protein CXXS1 → MAGQVIESRVVKVESEETWDLLMSQAKNQGCPVVVNFTASWCMPSVAMNPFFEELALCHQDILFLTVDVDEVKNVASKMEVKAMPTFVLMKGGVATHKLIGANPDEIKKRVKELVGHY, encoded by the exons ATGGCAGGACAAGTAATCGAGTCAAGAGTTGTCAAAGTAGAATCAGAGGAAACTTGGGATTTGCTTATGTCTCAGGCAAAGAATCAAGGCTGTCCT GTTGTAGTGAACTTTACAGCTTCTTGGTGCATGCCTTCGGTAGCCATGAATCCGTTTTTTGAAGAATTGGCTTTGTGCCACCAAGATATCTTGTTTCTGACCGTGGACGTCGACGAAGTCAAG AATGTGGCGTCAAAGATGGAGGTCAAGGCAATGCCAACATTTGTACTGATGAAGGGAGGAGTTGCAACGCATAAACTTATCGGTGCAAATCCagatgaaatcaagaaaagggTCAAAGAATTAGTAGGCCATTATTAG
- the LOC140830062 gene encoding uncharacterized protein produces the protein MVQQNQFGGAATADPHLHLRTFLEITDTVKINGVSDEIIRLRLFPFSLRDQARSWLQSLPLGSITTWVDLVTKFLSKYFPPAKSAQLKIDITNFRQREFEVLYEAWERYKELLRKCPNHGYAEWVQIELFYNGLDGPTRGNVDAAAGGTIFSKTPEEAYELLEQMTINSYQWPSERSGVQRTAGVYAVDPITSLTAQVSALTAQIAAMNKPGQSTSDVALVTAAEEPVVEEAQYINNRGYGGYRGKPSFEDLVGTFVVESGKRMFKTESRLDNLETHMASIGATLKILESQVGQITKQLTSQPSGAVQKTADPHLREVNAMFIHHEEIEMIEGEKKKMDCTPSRRIRRLQAKETEKKSLEELKTLHTNSQSAEQEELESPRNLSKKMQDPGEFIVPCEIGGQSVEKAICDSRASINIMPSSLYEKLGLSRMKPTRLSLQMADRSIRTPLGIVEDVELKIDKIRLLADFVVLDMGNSKNVRTIFGRPFLATAGAIIDLRQGKLTLEVDGKNVELRASTKSYDPP, from the exons atggttcaacagaaccagttTGGAGGTGCAGCCACAGCAGATCCCCATCTTCATCTCAGGACTTTTCTAGAGATCACGGACACGGTAAAAATTAATGGTGTTTCTGACGAAATTattcgattgcgtttgtttccgttttctctcagggatcagGCAAGGAGCTGGCTCCAATCTCTGCCGCTAGGGAGTATTACTACATGGGTAGATTTGGTCACAAAATTTCTGTCAAAGTATTTTCCTCCTGCCAAGTCTGCTCAGCTGAAAATAGACATTACTAACTTCAGGCAGAGGGAATTTGAAGTGTTATATGAGGCTTGGGAGAGATACAAAGAACTGCTAAGAAAATGTCCGAATCATGGATATGCAGAATGGGTTCAGATTGAGCTCTTTTACAATGGTCTGGATGGGCCAACTAGAGGCAATGTGGATGCAGCCGCCGGAGGTACTATTTTTTCTAAAACACCTGAAGAAGCTTATGAATtacttgaacagatgaccatcaacagttatcagtggccaaGTGAGAGATCAGGAGTACAGAGAACAGCTGGAGTGTATGCCGTAGACCCGATCACATCACTGACTGCACAGGTTTCGGCATTGACAGCACAAATTGCAGCGATGAACAAGCCAGGCCAATCTACGTCTGATGTAGCTTTGGTAACTGCTGCGGAAGAGCCAGTTGTGGAAGAAGCTCAGTACATTAACAATCGTGGCTATGGAGGCTACAGAG gaAAGCCATCATTTGAAGATTTAGTGGGGACGTTTGTTGTTGAATCTGGTAAGAGGATGTTTAAGACTGAATCTAGACTTGACAACCTTGAGACACACATGGCGAGTATCGGTGCTACCCTGAAAATCCTTGAGTCGCAAGTTGGGCAGATAACCAAGCAACTCACGTCGCAGCCATCAGGTGCAGTACAAAAGACTGCAGATCCACATCTGAGGGAAGTAAATGCTATGTTTATACATCATGAGGAAATTGAGATGATAGAaggagaaaagaaaaaaatggatTGCACACCCAGCCGGAGGATAAGAAGACTCCAAGCAAAGGAAACCGAG aaaaaaagtcTTGAAGAACTCAAGACCTTACACACTAACAGTCAGTCTGCAGAGCAGGAAGAGCTGGAATCCCCAAGAAACCTTTCGAAGAAGATGCAAGACCCCGGAGAATTTATCgtaccatgtgaaatagggGGTCAATCAGTGGAAAAAGCTATCTGTGACTCAAGAGCGAGCATAAATATAATGCCAAGTTCTCTTTACGAGaaacttggactgagcaggatgAAACCCACAAGACTAAGCTTACAGATGGCGGATAGATCGATCAGGACACCGCTGGGtattgtggaagatgttgaacttaAGATTGATAAAATAAGGCTTCTAGCAGATTTTGTGGTGCTTGACATGGGGAACAGTAAGAATGTTCGTACTATTTTCGGGCGACCATTTTTGGCTACTGCTGGAGCCATCATTGATTTGAGACAAGGAAAACTGACCTTGGAGGTTGATGGTAAAAATGTAGAACTCAGGGCTTCCACGAAATCATACGACCCACCATGA